In the genome of Massilibacillus massiliensis, one region contains:
- the citC gene encoding [citrate (pro-3S)-lyase] ligase, with the protein MEDFTEDAFELHELPQSFKDGRKKVAEFLAGFDLMYDTMDSYVGLFSGEKMIAGGGYRGTTIKCVAIDPSYQSSGLLNKIISYLCSELWAKGAANIFVFTKPSNLNSFRGAGFYLIGSAPDAILLESQKDGIERYVQALKPCRQSGVQGAIVMNANPFTLGHQYLVEYAAKHCDHLHIFVVEEDLSDFPFKVRKRLIEEGTRNFKNVTVHSGGPYIISANTFPSYFIKELSRIAKAYAQLDLDIFAKHIAPALFITKRFVGTEPADALTSAYHQIMQQELPKSGVASIMLERKENCGQPISASSVRALLAKGDLEGARSLVPATTADFFATPEGITIIDKLQQNTQ; encoded by the coding sequence ATGGAAGATTTTACTGAAGATGCGTTTGAACTGCATGAATTACCACAAAGCTTTAAAGACGGCCGAAAAAAAGTGGCTGAATTTCTAGCAGGGTTTGACTTAATGTATGATACGATGGATTCTTATGTTGGTTTATTCTCCGGAGAAAAGATGATTGCTGGTGGCGGTTACCGAGGAACAACTATTAAATGTGTAGCGATAGATCCCAGTTATCAAAGCAGCGGATTATTAAATAAAATCATATCTTATTTATGCAGTGAATTGTGGGCAAAAGGGGCAGCGAATATTTTTGTGTTTACAAAACCGAGTAATCTCAATTCATTTCGTGGTGCAGGTTTTTATTTGATTGGTAGTGCGCCGGACGCGATTTTATTGGAAAGCCAAAAAGATGGCATTGAACGCTATGTACAAGCTTTAAAACCATGTCGACAAAGTGGTGTTCAGGGTGCCATTGTGATGAATGCAAATCCATTCACACTAGGGCATCAGTATTTAGTAGAATATGCAGCGAAACATTGCGATCATCTGCATATTTTTGTCGTAGAAGAGGATTTGTCGGATTTTCCTTTTAAAGTGCGTAAACGATTGATTGAAGAAGGAACAAGAAATTTCAAAAATGTAACGGTGCATAGCGGCGGACCCTATATAATTTCGGCAAATACATTTCCGTCCTATTTCATTAAGGAATTATCTAGGATAGCCAAAGCTTATGCACAGCTGGATTTAGATATTTTCGCAAAACATATAGCGCCTGCACTTTTCATTACAAAACGATTTGTTGGCACTGAGCCAGCAGACGCATTGACCTCCGCCTATCATCAAATCATGCAGCAAGAATTACCTAAATCTGGTGTTGCATCCATCATGCTGGAGCGAAAAGAAAATTGCGGGCAACCGATATCGGCATCAAGCGTGCGTGCACTTCTTGCAAAAGGGGATTTGGAAGGCGCGAGGTCGCTCGTACCTGCGACTACAGCAGATTTTTTTGCAACCCCCGAAGGTATAACTATTATAGACAAATTGCAGCAAAACACGCAGTGA